ACTATGGAAGACTGTCACCATCCAAGTATGCACCCAGCTTCTAGCCAGATTGGATTAGGTTAACAGGAGTTAGGATAGAGGATGGTCATCTCTCAATGATAAGAACTTTAGGATTAGAAGGGAATTTAGAAATACCTAGTTTAGTGTTTGCAAAAGTGTGATTATGTATATCACTTGTGGTGTGAGTGATTTTAAGTGGCATAcgaatcaatttttattttagaagttttataatatgttttaaaaatataactagcccatcaaatcattattttatagtttttattgcttAAGACAATGTTAGCTATAAAAGGGAGTGGATTATGTGCAAGTACAGATGTGGTATAACTGAAGTGGCAAACGTGATCACTATTAGTATGTGAGTAGTTCCATTTTGGGAAATGTTGATCTAGTTCAATACCTGAATTTCCTTCTGAAGAGGAAGCAACCCCAAAAAAGGGAAAGTATTTGGCCCGGGTCTCAGAGTGAGTCGCTGTTCCTCGGTCCTGGGTCTCCTGGGTCCTAGTCCAGTATTATTTCGCTGTGCCTGCTGCTTCTTAATAATAGTAGCAAAagtggagggaacagcaggtaAAGGAGGGAAGAATTATTACAGACATACAAGAGTATAGATTATTTGAGAAACTTCCGTGCCTGCTGTAGATTTTGTGGGCTCATGGAAGGGCAGAACAGGTAAAGTAGCTGGCAGGGtgaattagaaatatatatgcaaaatgcaaatacattttgttttttatgccTACTGTCAATTCAGTTCTTAATTTATAATAGTAAGATTGACAGAAGGGCAAATACAGAAAGAGTTAGAAATAATAAGCCGATCTGGACTGACATGATCAATTCTGCAAGTCTCTACACTTTAGAGCTGGAGTTGAAGGGGTACTGGGGAAATCATTAACGTAGAATTTTATTGATGTGTAATACATTCTGAAGGACCGTGTCTGaattaacacatttttctttttcagagtccTTATAGGACAGTTCTTCGAGATAATGCAATACCAACAATATTTGATCTTACCAGCCATTTGAACAATCCACATAGTAGACACAGAAAACGAATAAAAGAATTGGTATGTCAATGTGCTTTCAGCTTTCCCACCCCTCCTGAATACTATGAAATCAAATATAGATGCATTCACATTAAAATTGAACACATTACTCTATATTTCAAAGGTAGCATTATGGGAAATGAATGCTGTGGTTAATATTGAAGTAGCTTGGATGTAAGATGATTAGATTGTTTTAGTATTTAAATTGGAAAATCTCCCTCAAATTTAGCCAGTTGATACTCACTATCTTGGGCCAAAGTGTGCTTTAATTACAGCCCAatggcttctttctttcctgggaagaaggaaaaaaccactACCTTTTCTTTTGTAGTAAGGAAAGTAGAGCTGAGGTATATTTCCAGAATTCAGCACAGAGGgataaagaaagggaaagtatAAAAGTGAAGACATGGATAGTTTTACTAGAGATAAGGGTTCTATCATTAGTAAGTACTGACGGGGTTTAGAAAAGCTTTTAAATCTCTGTATATGGCATCACTTTATGCATGTTTTTATATTCCTTTGATAACCTTTAGTTCTAATGATTGAAACCAGCCTGGTTTTTTGTTGACCTTAGGTGAACAAAATTAAGTTACTCGGACTCCTCGGTCCATGGCTCTCTGTCTTCATTGCTGCCAGCAAGGCCCTTATTCTGTTTATCCTGCTTTCACTTTTACCGTTTGCATTCCTCCTCTTCTGTTGGTATCCATGCTACTGTATTTAATATGTCATTTCACTCCACCTactatgtacttttttttaagataccatttatctaattttctttgttttcttctatgtctacctttcatatttagatctttgatccactTGGAGTTTGTATGTATACTGTCCAGTAGagatataattttgtttttctccttatagAGAACCGGTTTTCCCGACATggtctttcctttcctccactcATGTAAGATGCCACCTCTGTCATTTGCCAAGTGTACATATATGCAGAGCTGTTTCTGGGAGCTCTCTTATTCTCTTGGAATATTTGGAACAGAACTGTTCTGGGAATTCTCATAGATGAAGGCAGACACTACACAGCAGTCCTCCACATCAGCTTTCTTCTTAGGAAGGTGTGCCAGGGGTGAGGAGCTCCACTGCTTCCCGTCCTTTAGCTGTCATTTCCCTTACTCTGCCTGCCAGAGAACCTCAGATACCTTACAACAGGCACAGCCTTCCAGATCTGCCATCCTTGTAACTTTGCATCCCACAGGATAAGGAGGGAATGTTCAGGTTGGCTAGGCTGCTGACATTTCTTGTTACCAGTGTCATGTCCCATGCTGCCCTGCAGGTACCCTGCTGTCTCCAGCTGTCACTGGTACTGCTGCTTTCCTGCCCCAGAATAGTGATAGGGTGGGTTGTGATCTAAGCATTGTATTGGgttagagggagagaaaaggacacGACTGGAAAGTTCTTCCTCAGTCTAACCCTCTATTTGCCACTTGGCCCTCTCTGTTGTATGCATCCATTTCTCCTCCATATCAGCACTGTGTCCCTTTCTGCTTCCCAGGGATTTCTCATAGCTTTTGTGTTAGATTCTGAGATCCTGCAGTTCCTTCTTACATGGCATCCCCCAGGTtagactgggggtggggaaggcatGATTTGTCTTCCCTTGGATTTGACCCCCAAGTAACATGGTATACTTTCATGCCTTTTGTTAGCCAGTAAACACTTGTAACCCAAAGTTACAGTGATTTAGGTATAAAGTAAGTTAAATGATGTATTCTTTCCCCTCTAGTATTTTATTATAAGCTTGGAGTCATTAGCAAATTATTGTTTTGGTTTTCCTGTCATCTGTCTGTTTGAAGAATATATTCCTTATAAAGAATTTATGCTCTTGAAAGAATTAAATTTGACTCAAAATTTGCTTTTTACTTGTGAGTCTATGATGGTATACTGCAGTTCAGTTTTCTTTAaagatggcttttctttttttcttgtcatttagaGTGAAGATGAAATCAGGacactgaaacagaaaaaaagtaagtGATAGTGTTAATGACTCAACTTCTGAATGCCTTTTAAAAAGGCCTTGACCTGGTAAGgacaaataaatatgttttatgtcCAAAACCTACCGTGAGAATGATGTCAGAGTGTGTCAGGCGTTGTCCTGTGGTCTGGAATTGTCTGTGAGGTGAAAGTCTTAGTTCAGTTTGGTCTTTATTGAATACACTGTGCCATCCACTTTGCCTTCTCTGCACTAGGTGTTCTCGTGTGGTATGCGTGGCAGACACGCAGACCGTGTCCCAGCGTAGGGAAGGAAAGGCAACAGTGAGGATGTGTAGGACGTGATAAGTTCTTGGTAAATGTTGAAGGAATAAGTGCTGTGGGACACTTAGCCTTATGGAGGGTTGGAGTCACAGTAGCCTTTCTGCAGGTACTGATgcctgagctgtgtcaccaaagGATGAGGACTAGAAGTCGTTTTGGTTTTGTTAGTTATTACTACTACTCCTCTatttcctcctgctcctgctattactattattcatgtaactttttattgagtgctttctgtGTGCCACGTCGTTATTCCAAGTGCTTTACttacattaattcattttattctcaGAATAGCCCTGAGGTAAGTTCTATTATTTTCCccctttatagatgaggagacatGGACTCAGGCACAGAAAGGCAGGAAGGGTATTCTGTCCAGAAATAGAGTAGCTTGAAACATGATGTCAGATTTGGGGAACTGCACTCATTTATTGTTGGAGCTTCTTATAACTCATGGGGGTTAGAAAGTGAGCTTACAGAGACCACAGGAGCCAGGATTTGTAGGGTTATGTGTCTGACTCTGGGCAGGACCCTTAACCTCAGGGCTTCAGTTTTCCTATCCAAAATGAAGAGATTAGGTGAAGGTTTCTAATATTAGCCCTGAAAATTGCATGAATATACTTTATGTTATATTGGTTTGTATAACAGTCTCATCGCCCATATAAAACGATAGCTTAATGTTTTGATAGAAACAGCATTAGCTTGGACCTTGGAGCCAGACAGGCTTGGATTTGAATTTCACCTCCATCCTTCTAActgcctctgtgaccttggacagttATTTACGGTCCTCATTTGTCCAGTGGAGTTGATACCACCTACCTGTAAGAGGGAGTAACATGATACACATAAAATGCCAACACAGtgcctcaataaatattatttctgtccCCCTTCCTTTTTATGAGAGCATAGACTGTCTGTTATTACTCTGTGGGTGTGCTGCACCTTGTTGTTAAGTTTATAAGAAATCCTTCCTCTCTTGTAACAGCATTTACATGGAGGATTAAATATATCTGTTCATAGTATTTGTCTCCCACAGCAGAGTGTGAGTGTCTTGTTTTAATCTCTGTATCCTAGTCTGTGGTCCAGTAGGTGCTGTGTGAATGCTGAATGAATCATTTGTGGATTTCAAATATTTAACCAATCAAAAGTGTAatctttttgtttatatatagttCCTCATGGGCCTGTTTATAAAATTAATCCTTTGCTTTTTCAGTTGATGAAACGTCTGAGCAGgaacagaaacataaagaaataaacaacagcAGTGCTCAGAAGCCCAGTGCAGAAGAGGGAGGTGAAGAACAGGATGAAGACATTTTACCTTTAACccttgaagagaaggaaaacaaagaatacttaaaatctttatttgaaattttgattcttatgggaaaacaaaacataccTCTGGATGGACATGAAGCTGATGAAATCCCGGAAGGTCTCTTTACTCCTGATAACTTTCAAGCCCTGCTGGAGTGCCGGATAAATTCTGGTGAGGAGGTTCTGAGAAAGCGCTTTGAGACAACAGCAGTTAACACGTTGTTCTGTTCGAAAAcacagcagaagcagatgttggaGATCTGTGAGAGCTGCATCCGGGAAGAGACCCTCAGGGAGGTGAGAGACTCTCGCTTCTTTTCCATCATCACTGACGATGTCGTGGACATAGCAGGGGAAGAGCACCTGCCTGTGTTGGTGAGGTTTGTTGATGAATCTCATAACCTGAGAGAGGAATTCGTGGGCTTCCTGCCTTATGAAGCTGATGCAGAAATTTTGGCTGTGAAATTTCACACTACAATAACTGAGAAGTGGGGATTAAACATGGAGTATTGCCGTGGTCAGGCTTACATTGTGTCCAGTGgattttcttccaaaatgaaaGTTGTTGCTTCTAGACTTTTAGAGAAATATCCCCAAGCCATCTACACACTCTGCTCTTCCTGTGCCTTAAATATGTGGTTGGCAAAATCTGTGCCTGTTATGGGAGTGTCTGTTGCATTAGGAACAATTGAggaagtttgttcctttttccatCGATCACCACAACTGCTTTTAGAACTTGACAATGTAATCACTGTCCTCTTTCAGAACAATGAAGAACGGGGTAAAGAACTGAAGGAGATTTGCCATTCTCATTGGACAGGCAGGCATGATGCTTTCGAGATTTTAGTGGACCTCCTCCAGGCGCTTGTTTTATGTTTAGATGGTATAAATAGTGACACAAGTATTAGATGGAATAACTGTATAGCTGGCCGAGCATTTGTCCTCTGTAGTGCAGTAACAGATTTTGATTTCATCGTTACCATTGTTGTTCTTAAAAATGTTCTATCTTTTACAAGAGCCTTTGGGAAAAATCTCCAGGGGCAAACCTCTGATGTCTTCTTTGCAGCCAGTAGCTTGACTGCAGTGCTGCATTCACTAAATGAAGTGATGGAAAATATTGAAGTTTATCATGAATTTTGGTTTGAGGAAGCCACAAATTTGGCAACCAAACTTGATATTCAAATGAAGCTCCCTGGGAAATTCCGCAGAGCACAGCAAGGTAACCTGGAATCTCAGCTAACCTCTGAGGGTTACTATAAAGAAACTCTGAGTGTCCCAACAGTGGAACACATTATTCAGGAACTGAAAGATATATTCTCAGAACAGCACCTCAAAGCTCTTAAATGCTTATCTCTGGTCCCGTCTGTCATGGGACAGCTCAAGTTCAACACGTCAGAGGAGCATCATGCTGACATGTACAGAAGCGACTTACCCAATCCTGACACGCTCTCGGCCGAGCTGCACTGTTGGAGAATCAAGTGGAAACACAGAGGGAAAGATATAGAGCTTCCATCCACCATTTATGAAGCCCTCCATCTGCCAGACATCAAGTTTTTTCCTAATGTTTATGCACTGCTGAAGGTCCTTTGTATCCTTCCTGTGATGAAGGTTGAGAATGAACGCTATGAAAACGGGCGGAAGCGTCTCAAAGCATACCTGAGGAACACTTTGACAGACCAAAGGTCGAGTAACTTGGCTTTGCTTAacataaattttgatataaaaCATGATCTGGATTTAATGGTGGACACATATATCAAACTCTATACAGCTAAGTCAGAGCTTCCTACAGAGAATTCAGAAACCATTGAGAATACCTAAGAGACTTTTGAAGTAGGCTTTCTCTTATATTTGATATTTGAAAAAATCTgtaagaaatttgaaaacatcTTACAGAAAATCTGTAAGGTATGTGTAGGCCACTTAATCACTGAATATCTTGACCTATAGGCCTCCCATTGAGTACATTAGCCATTGATAATCTGCCTATTTAGATGGCTCCTGTTTCAACTCTCGTGCTTTGGAGACCTAACTGTTCTTCCAGAAGATAGCGTTGAAAGTGCCGTGTTACAGTTCTGCGTGACCTCTGCTAATGGCACTTGGGAATTGTTTTAGTTAAGTCATTTTAGACATCACATTTATTATCACTGTGGATCCAATTGTCAGGTATTGAGTTATcagttttttgaagaaataaattttgaggaggtgtgggaggaaggaatacattttttaaaatgttacaatGAAGCTTACAATTGACCTTTGAATAGTAGGAGTTTTACGTATGTTGTTAAAAATCTGTAATGGACAGTTAAGGGAATTACCAGACAGTGAGAAAAACATGTGAACTCACCAAACAAGGATTTCAGTatagattttctctctcttaaatgaACTTAAAAGAACAGATTACAGTTAAAGTTTGGATGGAAGAGCCTGCCATTGTTGTTCCACGTCTGGTTGTTGCtgtttacattccctccagctCCATAAGCTTTTCAGCGGGTCTCTGTTGAACACCTCTGCTTCATGGTCAGCACAGGATCAGAGGCCATGGATACCGACAACCGATGTCTccgtcttctctctttttccatgacTATATCTACTGCCTCGTCTTGATTTATAAGCAACACCTGGAAAACCTACAAAAATACACGTTTTGTGGTTTATCTAGgaataatacagaaaata
The Equus caballus isolate H_3958 breed thoroughbred chromosome 7, TB-T2T, whole genome shotgun sequence genome window above contains:
- the THAP12 gene encoding 52 kDa repressor of the inhibitor of the protein kinase, encoding MPNFCAAPNCTRKSTQSDLAFFRFPRDPARCQKWVENCRRADLEDKTPDQLNKHYRLCAKHFETSMICRTSPYRTVLRDNAIPTIFDLTSHLNNPHSRHRKRIKELSEDEIRTLKQKKIDETSEQEQKHKEINNSSAQKPSAEEGGEEQDEDILPLTLEEKENKEYLKSLFEILILMGKQNIPLDGHEADEIPEGLFTPDNFQALLECRINSGEEVLRKRFETTAVNTLFCSKTQQKQMLEICESCIREETLREVRDSRFFSIITDDVVDIAGEEHLPVLVRFVDESHNLREEFVGFLPYEADAEILAVKFHTTITEKWGLNMEYCRGQAYIVSSGFSSKMKVVASRLLEKYPQAIYTLCSSCALNMWLAKSVPVMGVSVALGTIEEVCSFFHRSPQLLLELDNVITVLFQNNEERGKELKEICHSHWTGRHDAFEILVDLLQALVLCLDGINSDTSIRWNNCIAGRAFVLCSAVTDFDFIVTIVVLKNVLSFTRAFGKNLQGQTSDVFFAASSLTAVLHSLNEVMENIEVYHEFWFEEATNLATKLDIQMKLPGKFRRAQQGNLESQLTSEGYYKETLSVPTVEHIIQELKDIFSEQHLKALKCLSLVPSVMGQLKFNTSEEHHADMYRSDLPNPDTLSAELHCWRIKWKHRGKDIELPSTIYEALHLPDIKFFPNVYALLKVLCILPVMKVENERYENGRKRLKAYLRNTLTDQRSSNLALLNINFDIKHDLDLMVDTYIKLYTAKSELPTENSETIENT